In Gigantopelta aegis isolate Gae_Host chromosome 14, Gae_host_genome, whole genome shotgun sequence, the following proteins share a genomic window:
- the LOC121389499 gene encoding uncharacterized protein LOC121389499, with translation MMVTVKCDVVVVLTLVHLSGHTFAVDSRCTSDNGLIPDQSRCDTFLICVLGEVRRSITCSDGLLFDVNARKCNFKDNVDCGGRARDMPKTKPCVPRQITVTIVAENDQVEPRFSISTSVTAPSQSLRNFLLMAAGQNDAFRFKSRDIGNFGEFVTSINGLDSNPAALTAWVPFLFSGGQLMEGIKATVPSIDSVYLFKFYSFQDGCTDEQCQAISRQFLS, from the exons ATGATGGTGACGGTGAAATGTGACGTCGTCGTGGTGTTGACATTAGTACACCTATCTG GACACACCTTTGCCGTTGATTCGAGATGTACGTCGGACAACGGTCTTATTCCTGACCAATCACGATGCGACACGTTTCTGATCTGCGTCCTCGGGGAAGTCCGGAGATCGATCACGTGTTCCGACGGACTCCTGTTTGACGTCAACGCGAGGAAATGTAACTTCAAAGACAACGTCGACTGCGGCGGCAGAGCCAGAGACATGCCAA AGACAAAACCCTGCGTTCCACGTCAGATCACAGTCACTATCGTCGCCGAGAACGACCAGGTGGAGCCTCGTTTCTCTATTTCCACTTCCGTTACTGCGCCGAGTCAGAGTCTGCGCAACTTCCTGTTAATGGCGGCTGGACAAAATGATGCATTTAG ATTTAAATCGCGGGACATTGGTAATTTCGGAGAGTTTGTGACGTCAATCAATGGCCTGGACTCCAACCCTGCAGCCCTGACGGCGTGGGTCCCCTTTCTGTTTTCTGGTGGACAGCTCATGGAAG GAATTAAAGCAACTGTTCCGTCCATTGACTCAGTGTACCTGTTCAAGTTCTACTCATTCCAGGACGGATGCACGGACGAACAATGCCAGGCCATCAGCAGACAGTTTTTGTCGTAG
- the LOC121389540 gene encoding uncharacterized protein LOC121389540: MPSMWSCLCMKRKRICLTRRSKTRKRRSFMDSDSASDVSSNAYRQLTPSGEFDVKFTGANATAFSFDSDGHCDGNTMTKLLKNSGPKRRRRVQDIFSQTPAEHGFRDSYESSEGSSRFSSEYCPRKRDILTALHGHGNTFLSPGQESESMYGYIPKTMQNVYASTALEGCHVEDYFSNCRPNAALGRFASADMYNNRERAWNENRTDRVSIVHTKDTFGDSGGHITGLRADVNGGSSTGLYDEISYDPSNRLCDDVIGDPSNGLGDDVIDTERRFSLLETSTIYSSEPLIVGSCPDTSLFSSQTLFVSGIDDDMLY, encoded by the coding sequence ATGCCTTCCATGTGGAGTTGTCTGTGCATGAAAAGGAAAAGGATATGTCTCACAAGACGCAGCAAGACGCGGAAGAGGAGGTCGTTCATGGACAGCGATTCGGCCAGTGACGTCAGCAGCAACGCATACAGACAACTGACGCCATCCGGTGAGTTTGACGTCAAATTCACCGGGGCCAACGCCACCGCGTTTTCGTTTGACAGCGACGGCCATTGCGACGGAAACACGATGACGAAACTGCTGAAGAACTCTGGCCCCAAGAGGCGGAGAAGGGTCCAGGACATCTTCAGCCAAACTCCGGCGGAACATGGTTTTCGTGATTCGTATGAATCTTCTGAAGGATCGTCGAGATTTTCTTCTGAATATTGTCCTCGAAAGAGAGACATTCTCACGGCTCTCCATGGACACGGGAACACATTTCTCAGTCCAGGTCAGGAATCAGAGAGTATGTATGGATACATCCCAAAGACGATGCAAAACGTCTACGCGTCGACAGCGTTGGAAGGTTGCCACGTCGAAGATTATTTCTCCAACTGTCGCCCAAATGCTGCTCTGGGAAGATTCGCTTCCGCCGATATGTATAACAATAGGGAACGCGCATGGAACGAAAACAGAACGGACAGGGTATCGATAGTTCATACCAAGGATACTTTTGGCGACAGTGGTGGACACATTACCGGGTTGCGTGCTGACGTCAATGGTGGTTCTAGCACGGGATTGTATGATGAAATCAGTTATGACCCCAGCAACAGATTGtgtgatgacgtcattggtGACCCAAGCAACGGGTTGGGTGATGACGTCATTGATACTGAAAGAAGGTTTTCTCTTCTTGAGACGTCAACAATATATTCTAGTGAACCGCTCATAGTGGGATCGTGTCCGGACACCTCACTGTTCAGTTCACAGACTTTGTTTGTATCTGGAATTGATGACGACATGTTAtattaa